In Gilliamella sp. B3022, the sequence ATCTTGGAGCAGGTGGGTGCTACTTGTGTAATGGTTACTCATGATCAAGAAGAAGCCATGACAATGGCAGGACGGATTGCGATTATGAACAAAGGACAATTTGTTCAAATTGGTGAGCCTGAAGAGATTTATGAACATCCAAATAGCCGTTATAGCGCCGAATTTATTGGTTCAGTCAATGTGTTTGACGGAATTTTGCAAGAAACTTTAGAAGATGGATTAATCATCAATTGTCCTATGATTAAACATCCTTTAAAAGTAGATTATGATTCACCCGCTGTTGAAGGTGTTCCTATTCAGGTTGCTTTACGGCCAGAAAAAATTAAACTTTGCGATGAAATACCAAAAGAAGGCTATAACTTTGCAACCGGTGAAGTGGTTGAAATTGCCTATTTAGGGGATCTTTCTATTTACCACGTTAAATTGCAAAGTGGACAAATTATTATTGCTCAACTGCAAAACGAACATCGATATCGTAAAGGAATGCCTACTTGGGGCGATACGGTTAATCTCAGTTGGGAAATTGATAGTTGCGTTGTACTTACTGAATAAACACAAGAGGATATATTGATGCGATCCATTTATTGTGGTTTGTTTCTTA encodes:
- the potG gene encoding putrescine ABC transporter ATP-binding subunit PotG, with product MITPLLEIKNLTKVFNDDYYAVDDINLTIYTGEIFALLGASGSGKSTLLRMLAGFEQPTSGQIILDGKDLSQVPPYNRPINMMFQSYALFPHMTVAQNIAFGLIQDKLEMSEIKYRVEEMLALVHMEEFGRRKPHQLSGGQRQRVALARSLAKRPKLLLLDEPMGALDKQLRDRMQLEVVSILEQVGATCVMVTHDQEEAMTMAGRIAIMNKGQFVQIGEPEEIYEHPNSRYSAEFIGSVNVFDGILQETLEDGLIINCPMIKHPLKVDYDSPAVEGVPIQVALRPEKIKLCDEIPKEGYNFATGEVVEIAYLGDLSIYHVKLQSGQIIIAQLQNEHRYRKGMPTWGDTVNLSWEIDSCVVLTE